A region of the Sphingomonas sp. S2-65 genome:
GCTCTGCCCCTTGCCGGCGCGCGCGACGCGCACCTGCTCATATTCCGCGGCGACCTTGGCGACATAGTCGTCGCGCTGGGTGTCCGAGACGAGCGCGGTCGCCACCCCCACCGCCCGGCTCGCGTCGAGCACATGGACCACGGGCCCCTTATACGCCGGCTCGATCCGCAATGCGGTGTGCACGCGGCTGGTGGTTGCCCCGCCGATCAGCAGCGGCATCGTCATGCTCGCGCGCTGCATCTCCTCGGCCACCGTCACCATCTCGTCCAGCGACGGGGTGATCAGCCCCGAAAGCCCGATCATGTCGGCGTCGTTCTCGTTGGCCGATTCCAGGATCTTCGACCAGGGCACCATCACCCCCAGATCGACCACGTCGAAGCCGTTGCACTGGAGCACCACGCCGACGATGTTCTTGCCGATATCGTGAACGTCGCCCTTCACGGTGGCCATGATGACCTTGCCCTTGCCCTTGGCGCCGGGCTCTTTGGCGGCCTCGATGAAGGGCAGCAGGTGCGCCACCGCCTTCTTCATCACACGCGCGGACTTCACTACCTGCGGCAGGAACATCTTGCCCGATCCGAACAGGTCGCCGACCACGTTCATGCCGTCCATCAGCGGGCCTTCGATCACTTCGATCGGCCGTGCGAACTGCTGGCGGCATTCCTCGGTGTCATCGACGACATGCGCGTCGATGCCCTTCACCAGCGCATATTCCAGCCGCTTGGTGACCGGCAGGCTGCGCCATTCCGCCGCGGCCTTCTCCGCCACCGCGTCGGTGCCGCGATACTTCTCGGCCAGCGCGACCAGCCGGTCGCCCGCCTCGGGATCCTTGTTGAGGATGACGTCCTCGACCGCGGTGCGCAGCTCGGGATCGATCTGGTCATAGACGTCGAGCTGGCCGGCATTGACGATCGCCATGTCCATGCCCGCGGGGATCGCATAGTATAGGAACACCGAGTGCATCGCCTTGCGCACCGGCTCGTTGCCGCGGAAGCTGAAGCTCAGGTTCGACAGTCCGCCCGAAATGTGGACATGCGGGCAACGCGCCTTGATCTCGCGGCACGCCTCGATGAAGTCGACGCCGTAATTGTTGTGGTCCTCGATCCCCGTCGCCACCGCGAACACATTGGGATCGAAGATGATGTCCTCGGGCGGGAAGCCGATCCCGACCAACAGGTCATAGGCGCGCGAGCAGATCTCGACCTTGCGTTCCTTGGTGTCCGCCTGCCCGACCTCGTCGAACGCCATCACCACCACCGCGGCACCGTACGCCATGCACTTGCGGGCATGCTCCAGGAACTGGTCGACGCCTTCCTTCATGCTGATCGAATTGACGATCGGCTTGCCCGAGACGCACTTCAGCCCCGCCTCGATCACGTCCCATTTCGAGCTGTCGACCATCACCGGGATCCGGGCGATGTCGGGCTCAGCCTGGATGAGCTTGAGGAAGGTGGTCATCGCCTCGTGCGCGTCGAGCAGCCCCTCGTCCATGTTGACGTCGAGCACCTGCGCGCCGGCCTCGACCTGCTGCAGCGCGACTTCCACCGCGGCGGCATAGTCGCCGTTCATGACCAGCTTCTTGAAGCGTGCCGATCCGGTGACGTTGGTGCGCTCGCCGATATTGACGAAACCGGTGGAGGAGAGGGTCATGCTTTTCTTTTCTTCCCCCTCTCCCGCTTGCGAGAGAGGGTCGGGGTGAGGGTGAGTAGGAAGTGATCTTCAAATAGGGGATGAGGCGGAAACATCCTCACCCAACCCTCTCCCGCAAGCGGGAGAGGGCTCGATCAGGCTGCCATTGTAAACGGTTCGAGCCCAGCCAATCGCGTCTGCACCGGAGGCGTCGGGATCGCGCGCGGCGGCAGCGTCTTCACTGCCTCCGCGATCGCTGCGATATGCGCCGGCGTAGACCCGCAGCATCCGCCGAGCACATTCACCTGCCCCGCATCGGCCCATTCCTTGACCAGCCCCGCAGTCGTCGCCGGCGCCTCGTCATAGGCGCCCAGTTCGTTGGGCAGCCCGGCGTTCGGATAAACCATGATCAGCGTGTCGCAGAGCGCGCTCAGCGTCTTCACATGCGGCCGCAGCTGTTCCGCCCCGAACGAGCAATTGAGCCCGATCGTCACCGGCTTGGCGTGCCGCACCGCGTGCCAGAACGCCTCGACCGTGTGGCCAGACAGGTTGCGCCCCGACAGATCGGTCAGCGTCATCGACATCATGATCGGCAAGTCGCGGCCCAGATCGTTCGCCGCCTCGATCGCCGCCATGATCCCGGCCTTGGCGTTGAGCGTGTCGAACACCGTCTCGATCAGGATGAAGTCGACTCCCCCCTCGACCAGCGCATCGATCTGCTCGCGATACACGTCCTTCAAATGATCGAAGTCGATCTCGCGATAGCCAGGATCGTTGACGTCGGGGCTCAACGACAGCGTCTTGTTGGTAGGCCCGAGCGCACCCGCGACGAAACGCGGGCGACCATCCCTGGCTTCGAACTCGTCGGCGATCGACCGCGCGAGCTTCGCGCTTTCGACGTTGATCGCGCGCACCAGATGCTCGGCACCGTAATCGGCCTGGCTGATCCGGTTGGCTGAGAAGGTGTTGGTCTCGGCGATGTCCGCCCCCGCCTCGAAATAGGCGCGGTGAATGCTCGCGGGCACTTCCGGCATGGTCAGCGCGAGGATGTCGTTGTTGCCCTTCTGGTCATGGCTCAGCCCGAGATTGCCGGCATAAGCCGCCTCGTCGAGCTTCCAGTTCTGGATCTCGGTTCCGAATGCGCCATCGGTGATCAGGATGCGCTTTGCGGCTTCGGCCAGCAGTTTCTCGCGTGCAGTCATGGTACTTCCTAATTCCTCCCCGGCACGGGGAGGGGGACCGCCAGCGCAAGCTGGTGGTGGAGGGGGCTCTCCTCCTGCCTTTCCGCTGGTGGAGAGCCCCCTCCACCACGCCGCTGCACGTCGCGGTCCCCCTCCCCGTGCCGGGGAGGAATAGCTAAGCTGCCGCCATCGAGACTTCGCTAACCGGCCGCACCCCCAGCAAATGGCAGATCGCGTAGCTCAGCTCGGCACGGTTGAGCGTGTAGAAGTGGAACTGCCGCACGCCGCCGGCATACAGCTTGCGGCACAGCTCGGCGGTCAGCGTGGCCGCGACCAGCTGGCGTGCCGCAGGGCGGTCGTCCAACCCTTCGAACAGCTTCTCCATCCAGCTCGGCACCGACGTCCCGCACATCGCCGACATCCGGACGACGCTGGCATAGTTCATCACCGGCATGATGCCGGGGACGATCTCGGCATCGATGCCGGCCTTGGCCGCGTCGTCACGGAAGCGGAAGAAGGTGTCGGGCTCGAAGAAGAACTGCGTGATCGCCCGGTTGGCGCCGGCATCGATCTTGCGCTTGAGATTGTCGAGATCGGCCTGGGCGTGCTCGGAATCCGGATGGCATTCGGGGTAGGCGGCAACCGAAATCTCGAAAGGATGCAGCTTGCGAAGTCCCGCGACCAGATCGGCGGCATTCTCATAGCCGCCGGGATGGGTGCTGTACTTCTCGCCAGCGCGGGGGGAGTCCCCGCGCAGGGCGACGATGTGGCGGACGCCCGAGGCCCAATATTCATCCGCGACCGCGTCGATTTCCTCGCGCGTCGCCTCGACGCAGGTGAGATGCGCGGCCGCCGGGATCGCCGTTTCGCGTGCGATCCGCGCCACCGTGTTGTGCGTCCGCTCCCGCGTCGTCCCACCGGCGCCATAGGTCACGCTGACGAAGCGGGGCCCGAGCGGCGACAGCGCCTGCACTGACTCCCACAGCGTTTCTTCCATCTTCTCGCTCTTGGGCGGGAAAAACTCGAAACTCACATCGATGTCGCCGGCCACATCGGCAAACAGCGGCGCGCCAAGGGGATCCACGTTGCTCATGCCGCCTTCACTTCCCTCATCTTCTCGCCGGCCTTGCGGCCCAGCCATAGTTTCACGGTGAGTTCGCCGCCCTCGAGGGTCTCCACCAGCACGGGAGCGAGCCCGACTCCTTTGAACCAGCCCAGTACCTGCTCGTCGGAGAAGCCGAGGCGGGCATGGGCGTCGCGGGTGCGCAGTTCCTCGCGCTCGTGCGGCGCGAAGTCGACGATCAGCAATCGCCCGCCATCCCGAAGCACCCGCGCCGCCTCGCCGATCGCCGCGCCTGGCTGCTGCGCGAAATGGAGCACGTGATGCAGGATCGCCGTGTCCGCCCCCAAATCGCCCAGCGGAAGCGCATACAAATCCGCCTGGCGCAGCTCGGCATTGTCCAATTTCCGTTCCGCCAGTTTCGCCCGGGCCAGGCGCAGCATCTCGGACGACCGGTCGACGCCCAGTGCCTGATCCGCGCGCGGCCCGAACAGCTCGATCATGCGTCCGGTGCCCGTGCCGATGTCGATCAGCGTACCCAGGCGGCCGTCGCCCAGCGCCTTGACCATCGCCGCCTCGACTTGACTTTCGGCCACATGAAGCGAGCGGATCGCGTCCCACTCGCCGGCATGCGCCTCGAACCACTCGGCCGCGGCGGTCGCACGGTCGGCACGTACCGCCGCCAGCCGCGCTTCGTCGGCAAGGGTCCAGTGATCCTGCTCATCCCAGCTGTCGAACGCGGCGAGGATCGGCTGGACCTTCGCAGCCGCGCCCAGCGCCACGAAGACCCAGCTTCCTTCCTTGCGCCGCTCGGCCAATCCGGCGTCGCACAGGATCTTCACGTGCCGCGAAACGCGCGGCTGGCTCTGTCCCAACACCTGCGCCAGCTCGCCGACGCTCAGTTCCATCGCGCGCAGCAGCGCGACGATGCGGAGGCGGGTCGGGTCGGCCAATGCACGAAAGATGGAGAGGGCGGATGTCATGTCGGATCGAGATATAAAGATATCTTTATATCAGGTCAATCGAGAGCGCCCGATTGCCTCCCCGCGCGGCAGCCGGTAGCCATTGCTTCAGCGTCAACCAGAAGGTCAATCAATGCGCACGATCCTCTTCCCCGCCCTCGCCCTGCTCGCGCTGTCGGCCTGCAACAACAAGGCGCAGAACGAAGCCGCGGAAGCGAACGAGACGATCACCGGCGACAGCAACACGATGGGCGAAGCCGTCGCCGACGTGAACGCAGCCAACGCCGCGACCGACGCCGCCTTTGACGCGGCCGAGAACAGCTACGAGGCCAATGTCACCGATGAAGGCGTGGCAGGCAACGAGATCACCGACTGACCGTTGAGGGTCCTCCACAGGAGAAGCCGGAATGCGTCTTTTGCCGTTGCTGCCACTCGCATTGGCGCTCGCCGCCTGCGGACAGGCTGACGAAGATCCGAGCGGGCTGACACCCGACGAGGCGCGCCAGCTGAACGAGGCCGCGGCGGCGATCGACATCAATTCCAGCACGCCCGTCAATCTTTCGGAGGATGCCCAATGACCCCCACGCGCGAACTCGGTGCGAGCGGCCTCGCAATTCCGCCGCTGGTACTTGGCGGCAATGTGTTCGGCTGGACGGTCGACAAGGCGCAGAGCTTCCGCATCCTCGACCGCTTCGCTGAAGCCGGGGGCGTGATGATCGATACCGCCGACGTTTATTCGGCCTGGGTCTCGGGCCATCAGGGCGGTGAGTCCGAAGCGATCATTGGCGAATGGCTGCGGCAGTCGGGCAAGCGCGACAAGGTGCTGCTCGCCACCAAAGTCGGCATGTTGCCCGGCGAGGGCGGTGAGAAGCTGGCTCCTGCCCGCATAGCTGCGGCGGCGGAAGCGTCCCTTCGCCGATTGGGCGTCGAGACGATTGATCTCTACTACGCGCATCAGGACGATGAGAGCGTGCCGCAGGAGGACGTCCTTGCCGCCTTCGGCACGCTGATCGACGCGGGCAAGGTGCGCGTCCTCGGCGCGTCCAACTTCCACGCGGTGCGTTTGAAGGCTGCACTCGACCTCGCCACTCGAGAGGGGCTGCCGCATTATCGAGTCCTCCAACCCGAATATAATCTGGTGAGCCGGCACAAGTTCGAGGGC
Encoded here:
- the metH gene encoding methionine synthase, which gives rise to MTLSSTGFVNIGERTNVTGSARFKKLVMNGDYAAAVEVALQQVEAGAQVLDVNMDEGLLDAHEAMTTFLKLIQAEPDIARIPVMVDSSKWDVIEAGLKCVSGKPIVNSISMKEGVDQFLEHARKCMAYGAAVVVMAFDEVGQADTKERKVEICSRAYDLLVGIGFPPEDIIFDPNVFAVATGIEDHNNYGVDFIEACREIKARCPHVHISGGLSNLSFSFRGNEPVRKAMHSVFLYYAIPAGMDMAIVNAGQLDVYDQIDPELRTAVEDVILNKDPEAGDRLVALAEKYRGTDAVAEKAAAEWRSLPVTKRLEYALVKGIDAHVVDDTEECRQQFARPIEVIEGPLMDGMNVVGDLFGSGKMFLPQVVKSARVMKKAVAHLLPFIEAAKEPGAKGKGKVIMATVKGDVHDIGKNIVGVVLQCNGFDVVDLGVMVPWSKILESANENDADMIGLSGLITPSLDEMVTVAEEMQRASMTMPLLIGGATTSRVHTALRIEPAYKGPVVHVLDASRAVGVATALVSDTQRDDYVAKVAAEYEQVRVARAGKGQSELLPLEAARANGFQADMTLKPAAPKQPGVHTFDDWDLNDLRAYIDWTPFFRAWELAGNYPAILQDEVVGESATGLFEDAQKMLDRIIAEKWLTARGVAGLWPCHRSGDDIWVQTRHSNDHRSPDGASVPEHFHIPDLDRTNEASVRLPMLRQQIAKREGRANMCLADFIDSTGDWIGGFAVSIHGIDSHLARFKEAIDDYSDILLKALADRLAEAFAERLHQHVRTELWGYAVGEQLDNDALIREKYRGIRPAPGYPACPEHSLKPILFDMLDAEARTGTTLTESFAMLPTAAVSGFYFGHPQAEYFGVARVGQDQVADYAARRGIPLDLAARYLRPNLD
- a CDS encoding homocysteine S-methyltransferase family protein, giving the protein MTAREKLLAEAAKRILITDGAFGTEIQNWKLDEAAYAGNLGLSHDQKGNNDILALTMPEVPASIHRAYFEAGADIAETNTFSANRISQADYGAEHLVRAINVESAKLARSIADEFEARDGRPRFVAGALGPTNKTLSLSPDVNDPGYREIDFDHLKDVYREQIDALVEGGVDFILIETVFDTLNAKAGIMAAIEAANDLGRDLPIMMSMTLTDLSGRNLSGHTVEAFWHAVRHAKPVTIGLNCSFGAEQLRPHVKTLSALCDTLIMVYPNAGLPNELGAYDEAPATTAGLVKEWADAGQVNVLGGCCGSTPAHIAAIAEAVKTLPPRAIPTPPVQTRLAGLEPFTMAA
- the metF gene encoding methylenetetrahydrofolate reductase, whose protein sequence is MSNVDPLGAPLFADVAGDIDVSFEFFPPKSEKMEETLWESVQALSPLGPRFVSVTYGAGGTTRERTHNTVARIARETAIPAAAHLTCVEATREEIDAVADEYWASGVRHIVALRGDSPRAGEKYSTHPGGYENAADLVAGLRKLHPFEISVAAYPECHPDSEHAQADLDNLKRKIDAGANRAITQFFFEPDTFFRFRDDAAKAGIDAEIVPGIMPVMNYASVVRMSAMCGTSVPSWMEKLFEGLDDRPAARQLVAATLTAELCRKLYAGGVRQFHFYTLNRAELSYAICHLLGVRPVSEVSMAAA
- a CDS encoding ArsR/SmtB family transcription factor, with translation MTSALSIFRALADPTRLRIVALLRAMELSVGELAQVLGQSQPRVSRHVKILCDAGLAERRKEGSWVFVALGAAAKVQPILAAFDSWDEQDHWTLADEARLAAVRADRATAAAEWFEAHAGEWDAIRSLHVAESQVEAAMVKALGDGRLGTLIDIGTGTGRMIELFGPRADQALGVDRSSEMLRLARAKLAERKLDNAELRQADLYALPLGDLGADTAILHHVLHFAQQPGAAIGEAARVLRDGGRLLIVDFAPHEREELRTRDAHARLGFSDEQVLGWFKGVGLAPVLVETLEGGELTVKLWLGRKAGEKMREVKAA
- a CDS encoding lipoprotein, whose amino-acid sequence is MRTILFPALALLALSACNNKAQNEAAEANETITGDSNTMGEAVADVNAANAATDAAFDAAENSYEANVTDEGVAGNEITD
- a CDS encoding aldo/keto reductase → MTPTRELGASGLAIPPLVLGGNVFGWTVDKAQSFRILDRFAEAGGVMIDTADVYSAWVSGHQGGESEAIIGEWLRQSGKRDKVLLATKVGMLPGEGGEKLAPARIAAAAEASLRRLGVETIDLYYAHQDDESVPQEDVLAAFGTLIDAGKVRVLGASNFHAVRLKAALDLATREGLPHYRVLQPEYNLVSRHKFEGELQNLCVTHNLGVLPYYGLASGFLTGKYRSEADLGKSVRGGRMGELLAGKGGAVLAAMDTIAAETGASHAQIALAWLAAQDGVTAPIASATSIEQLDELLGAWDVALTDAQLDRLVEAGA